In the Vulpes vulpes isolate BD-2025 chromosome 12, VulVul3, whole genome shotgun sequence genome, GGGTTAACTGCCTTGAGCACAGTTAGCTTCTCTAAAATTGCAAATTTGAAACCCTTCCAAAGCGCATAATAATTTCCATGCAATTTACTATGTGAAAATCTTTGGCAAAAATCCCTATTATGAACATAAGAAGCCAGCTTGCCAGAACACTAGGTTCTTCAACATCTTTATTCCAGATTCATTTGGCTTGGGGTTCTCTGTCAAATTCTTCTCGAAAATCTGATAACCTTGGTTATTTGCATTGGATAATTTTGATTCTTCTATTAATAATGGCATTTTCTGAGGGATTTAGGAAGACACTCTCCCATTGGAACATCATTCTAATCCTGTCTTGTGTTTATTTAGGGATAAAGTATTTCAGACAAAATCATGGCAGGAAAGAATACATCCCAGATGGTTCAAATGAGAAGACTTTATTGATAGGATTACTTACAAAATTATGGTCTGGGTAAGGGAACAAACCAGGGATGGTGAGAATGCCTTGAAACTAGCCACAGCAATAAGCCATTACCACTCTTGGGATAAGGGATGGAAATTGTGTTACTGGAGCCCAGTGAGAACTGTAGTCTGTGGCTAAGGACCTGCCCAGCAGCAGCTGTAATCATGAAGGGACCCAACCACTGTCAAAGACATGGCACAGAAGCAGGAAGGGAGTGGAGAAAAAACGACGTGATCTCACTTCACCACTGCCCTCCAGTTTCCTCCCAGTGCCTCCCATTGACCAAATCTGACCAGTATCTAGTGATGCAATCCACAGGGGATTCTGGGGTAGCAGGGTCTGGATTAGGGGTAATAGAGGAAAAAACAGTTCTGAAGGAAGATGCCTGCATTCTGGTTAAGTCTATTAACTGTCATTAATTGTAGAAGCTCATAGACACAGACATACCTAAAGTTTGAATTGCACTTCTGGCCCTTACTGGCTCTCTATCTCTGAACACTTTGCCTGACTTCTCTAAGGTGCCTGATTTCTCTAAGCCTGTTTCCTAATCAGTAAAGTGGATTAGTAATACTTTTTCTTATAAGATTATAGTcaagagtaaatgaataaatgcctGACTTAACAGTAGTTTCTTCATAAAGGTTTATAAACAAGATCACtaacagtattattattattatcagtatACAAATAATTCTGGATGATACCAAATTTAAAAAGACTCTACTAACTGTATTGTGTGCTTTGCAAACATTGTAAGATTACAGTGACCCAGGGCTGCGTTTTACCATAGGTCCCTATAGAAAAACAGAGCATGTGAATGATTTTCAGAACATGGTATTTCTGATCCCAGTACTTTGTTCAGTCCCACCAGTGCTTGACACTTTgatatagagaaaaaaaggaatatagggATAGCAACATCAGATCAGATAGATAATTTAccctgtatttattttgtttccttataacATCAGTAAGGACCTTGAAGATTGAAAAGAGCACATCTAAAGAGCCAGTTGATTTTGAGCCATGGATTGAAAAAGGtatatgcttgttttttttttttaagattttatttatttattcatgagaaacagagagagaagcagacacaggcagagggagaagtaggctccatgcagggagcccgatgtgggactcaatcctgggtctctaggatcacgccctgggctgaaaggcagcgctaaaccactgagcccctcaggctgcCCTGTGCTTTTTCACCAGCATTGTTCTGGGCATGAGGAAGTAGAGTTGTCCTTTGATTCTGTATTTCCAACTGAGCTGCATTTTGGTGAAGAAAAGATGACTCTTGTTGACTTATTTAGAGCCTAGAAAAACCCAGGTTTGAATACAAGACTACTTCTTCACTTACTGGTtatataactgttttttttttttttttttttttttttatgatagtcacagagagagagagagaaagagaggggcagagacacaggcagagggagaagcaggctccatgtactgggagcccgatgtgggattcgatcccgggtctccaggatcgcgccctgggccaaaggcaggcgccaaaccgctgcgccacccagggatccctggttatATAACTGTTAGCATGTtaatacttaatttttctgagtttCCAAAtcctctgaaaaatggggatggtaACCCATGCTTTAGGGTTTTGTAAATATAGTGTCTACCATATCATATATAGTagacaataaatattagtttcttgtctttccttcttAATTAACTAATGGTACTAATGGTACTATTTAAATATCAtcagcagaggggcacctgggtggctcagtggttgagtgtctgcctttggctcgggttgtaatcctggggttctgggatcgagtcctgcatcagggtccccactgggagcttgcttctccctctgcctatgtccctgcccctctctgtgtctcccatgaataaataagtaaaatctttaaaatacatacatacatacataaatgtcATCAGCAGAATTGCCCTTAGTTAAAACACTACAAATTGGCTTTGTGtgtctatttcctttccttcccaaaattccatgaaaataatagtaaaggaataaaaggagGCATAAACCTACAAggacaaaactaaaacaaaccgggatccctgggtggcgcagcggtttggcgcctgcctttggcccagggcgcgatcctggagacccgggatcgaatcccacgtcgggctcccggtgcatggagcctgcttctccctctgcctatgtctctgcttctctctctttcactgtgtgcctatcataaataaataaaatttaaaaaaaaaaaaaaaaactaaaacaaaccaaaaaacctatAGGAGACCAAAGAGGATGTGAGGTATCCATCTAAATTATGGAAGAGAGGACACAGGTAGAAGAGACTAATGTAGCTGAATGGAGTAGGTTATAACCTAAGTGCCCTCCAAGGAGAACGTCAATGTGAAGCAAGACAGTTTGCCCAACAAAACCCCAGAAAGGTCTAGAATTTGAAGGCAGGAGGTACCATAGAAAGTATGAGTGGGGCATGGACCAGAAAACAAGAGGGAATAGTTGAACATCTGTATACAGAGTGTTTGACCCTAGGTAAGTTCTGTTATCACACAAAGCTAGAGgactcctccttcctcccacaaACCGTCTGCAGGGGCTAAGGAGGAATACCCAGTGTTAAGTCTCAGAACTCAGGGAGACCAGACAtagaagagagagtaagtgagacATGGAGTACAGGAGATTTAAGTGGAAGCCTGCATATTGAATGGTGAGAACACCTCTGTGCTCTACTATTTATGACAGCAACCGAGAATATAGCCCTGGCCAGGAGACTAAATATTTTTGGAGAAACTGAGTGGCTCCAGAAAAAAGATCTATGGATACTGACATAGACGACCTCATTCCTGGCTGCTCTGTTGGAAGTCCGAGTCAGTGAGCATGGTTCATGGCACATAGttttcaaatgatttatttattaagtaacaAAAGATAGCCAAAGATCACCAGACATTTGATGAAGGCCTCAAACCCTGAATATAATCAAGCCTTTAGCTCTAACTCCAGTATATACGAAACAGAGAGTAGATGAATAAATGTAATGAGACCTTAAAGAGGCAAAATGACAAAATGTGGGATATTCTACAGGAAAACTGACCTGGTCTCTTTAGTAAGTCAGtgatgtggggaaaaaatgtgtTTGGGAGAGAGAAATCAGTCCAAGATTAAAGGAGACTTAATTCTGATTTGAATAAACTAACttttataaaaagacattttggggaCAATTGAGAAATTTGAATGTGGATGGGGTTCTATATGatattaaagcaatttttaattttagcctgatAATGGTATTATGGTTATGTAAGAAAATATCCTTATTATTTAGAGATGGATAGCCAGATATTTGGAGGTAAAATGTCATGTTCTTTAAAATGCTTTAGCAAAAAAATTCCATAAATCAAGTATAGTGAAATgttagtaattttaaaatcaagatgaTGGGTAAATATACAGGAATTATACCCTGTCTTCTTTGATGTCAGCATgagattttccaatttttcatagTTAAAGAACTAAGCAAATGAAAGAAGGTATTATTAACTCCTAGTAGAGGAGGAGttgtataagaaagaaaatgggatcaTAATTCAATACTTATTTTAGCAGTAAATAACATTTACGTAGGCGATAATGTAACTGTCAAGTGTTGATTTCAAAATTGAGAGGATGGCAGGAGGGAAAGgttgaaggaagaggaagaagatacTGATCTCAGAGACCCAAATTTTCTCCCACCATACTATAAAGTCAGTAAAATACTACAAATcaagaaaaggaatataaacatGTTAACCTTCTAGGAAAAAAAGCTGAAGGAGTTGAAAGCATTTGCCACTCAGGAGTAGGACTGGAGGGGAAAGGGTCAAGCAGGGGATCACTATTCATTACCTCAGAGAGATCTTAGGAAACAAAGTCATGCACCATCTTACTTCCCAGAGACTACCCTGTTGGTagtatgtttctttaaaaaatcacatacacCGACTATGctgatacaaataaaattaatttctgaataaggtcagtatttattattatatcaaccaaatatttcatatttctagaAGAATGTTTGATATGATTAACTTCTGAGCAATTAAGTTAATctgctttaaaattatataggTAAAGGTTTTCTAAAGTTGGATACCAGAAAAGATCACTTCATGGGCAGCATAATTCAACATCACAGTATAAATTCAGCATGAGAAACTGAGTTGTAGTCATTACCCATGAGAGTGGTAATAAGATGGCTCCTATCAGGCCTGTAATATAACTGTTAGTGGCTTGATCCTTTCtgtaatttacatttccttttgtttatacTTGCTAGGGATGTTTTAGAACTCACAGTTTATCTTTCATGCCTTTTACatcaaatattctcattttgatATTGAATTTTAACCCCCAAGCTCTGGTAAGTCTGATCTAACTATAGTTTACCAGACATCATGTTTTGGTGAATATAAATTTCGGTAGCTGTCCTCATGCATTTTGATCCCTAACTCATTTCTGTTACATTTGTGCTTTAGATCTAGTCCACACAGAGGGGCAgcttcaaaatgaagaaattatggTAAGTCGATATACTTTATAGAGATAAATATTATCTTTAGCCAGCataatctatttacattttaattatatcttctcagtcatgaaattaataaatacctTTGTGATATGTTAGAGGTTCTATACCTAATCAACCAATAGAGAAGGTTATTCTCAATAATACTATAATGTAAATCTCAATAATACTATAAATACATTCATAAGGTAGGCTTTTATCTATCATAGAATAACAGCAAGAATAAGACAattcacttatttgtttttattttgttcatttattttgaagtatttacttgctttgctttctttcatttgattCTGTAGGCCTTTTAAAATAGGAATCAAAAAAGGTTGAGATGCCAAAATCATGCTTAATTAATTTAAGCATGAAAGGACAAGGGAGATTCACATAAGGGGAAATGGAGCATAGGATCAGCAACAAATAAGCCAAAGAGAGATGAGGTGGAAAGAGAACCAGCATTTTTCGACAACATTCCATTGGGCTTTGCTTGTCAAGTGGAATGAATGCTTGTTGATGAGGAAGCTGCTGCCTCATCAGGAGTTTCTCTGTTCCTGGTAGTTTATCAGGCCCTGGTTTTAGACAAACACAAAAAGGTGAAACAACTgaatatgtggggttttttgtgattctttctttctttctttctttctttctttctttctttctttctttctttctttctttctttctttctttctctttttgtggtAGTGTTTAATTAAGTTTTCTCTAAATGAGGCTTAACGAGGAACCTTGTCCATTAAGTTTCCTTCTTCACAACTTGCTGGGCGCTGCTATGAAATCCATGCTTCAAAAGATTCTGTAGGAAGTTTTTGAATGCTATTAATTATCTTCTCCACCAAATGTGCCCAATGACTGGAGAGGCCAATGGGGGCCAGAAAAGTAATTAATTAGACTGAATTTTATCTGCctgtttttctccatctttacTAATGGGTTATGATTAGTAAGCCTCTGTTAAGTGTTTTGTATCAGGGCTCATTGTGAATCAAGGAGCATTGCAACATtacagaatatttagaaaatagtaaGGGGGAGTAGGCAGCTGGAAGTCACCCATGATTTTATTTCCCTGCCACAAGAGCTTTTGTTATACTTATTTTCTTCTAGTGTCAATGTGCATCAcataaagtagtaaaaaatgaagaattttaaacaatattgttacaagttttataattataattttaaaatgaaacgtATGAAAAGAGGCAAATGttggctaattttatttttcctccctctgtcaTTGTAAGTAATACAACAGGAACATCTTATGCATGTTCTCACCACCATGATTTTCACCTTTTAAATTATTCTCTAAGATTAAATTTCAAGTAATAAAATTACTGGGTTCATCAGTGTAAACATATTTatagctgtatatatatatatatacacatatatatatatatacacacacacacacacacacacacatatatgtgtatatattgccCAATTGCCTTCCAGAGAAACATATAAATGTGAAAGTATAGTAATGTTTCAGGGTAATAGAGTCAGAGGAATCATCAAACAAAGGAAATCTCCTAACAttgaaaaatactttagaaagacacttttaaaaaactaatcagAAATGTAAAATTGCAATTTTTAGCTCTGCTTGCTATTTTTCATCAAACCAATGCTGATATTTGCCTGGTAATACATCCAAGCAGCGGTACTGTTaatgcatctggcttcttttctgAATATTATATCTTACATATTATATTCTTAGGATATCATTCTTGCATCAAACCCTTTCTTCTGCTGACTGCTGTTTAACAGTTAACTAGAATTGCTAAAAGCTTCCatattgattttttctttacAGGCACGAGACGGCCATGCCACTTACTTGAGATTCATTATTATATCAGCCTTTGATCACTTTGCATCTGTGCATAGTGTTTCTGCAGAGGGAATAACAGTCTCAAGTCTTTCTTAGTAATTAGAACAGAATACTCTTGCAtgatttttttaacaatatatttatttaaacatgaagTTGTCATTGATATACtttattaaagagatttgtaTCAATCtgcttcagtttttattttctcttcaagaTTTTGTGCAAAGGAATTTGGTTCATTAGTCAAGAGTGATTGGCCACCATGTAGGCTACAAGGAAGCTCTCACTTCAATATACAGCTATAATAAAGGAAATGCCTATACACGAAAACTTGACTGAATACATTGTGTCCTCATGGCATCTAACATGGTGCCCTTTAGATCTCAgtgcattaatattttttaggTTCAgtgcattaattttttaatgtattgattgGTTGATGAAAAGGACTAAGTGAGCAACATATACAGTAAATGTATgagttcagaaaagagaaaatacttatgGGAAGGTTTCATGAAGGCTATAGAACTTGAGCTGGGCCTTGTacgaataattttatttttttcttttaattttatttttgccctgATTTGAAAATCTCAAGAGAATTAGGAAAAACATAATCTGATTTCCCTGGGACAACCATTGTAGATagtagttgatttttttttttttttttttgtatgcgtTGGGAAGGTAAGAAACAGcatagggggcagccccagtggtgcagcagtttagtgctgcctgcagcccagggtgtgatcctggagacccgggatcgagtcccacatcgggctccctgcatggagcctgcttctccctctgcctgcttctctgcctgcgtctctatgaataaataaataaaatctttaaaaaaaaaaaaaagaaagaaagaaagaaacagcataGGACAGATTGGAGGGAAATAAAACTTATCTGAATATACTTTGTTATTTAGCTTAGCTCgactttgaaaacataaataactaATATagccaaaaattaaaacaaaaaagaaattccagaatactgaaaacaaaaatgcacaAACCAAATGCTATCTCAAGTTGATAAACACACAAGAAACAATGGCATTGGAACATAGTATTTTGTTTCTGTGGTTCATATTAGCTTCTTAGGGCCACCATAATAATGTACtccaaacttggtggcttaaaacaatggtCATTTATCGTCTCACAGCTTTAGAGGCTAAATGTCAGAAATCAAGGTACTGACAGGGTTTGTTCCTACTAGAGTTTCTGAGGAAGAATCTGTTCTATGcctttctcttagcttctggAGTTGTGGGCAGTGCTTGGCAGTCCTTGGCTTGTGGCACTGTGTAGCTCCAATGTCTGCCTGTGTCATCATACGGcattctctctgtatgtcttcacctcatcttccctctgtacatatctgtgtctcttcctctcttctctaaggacaccagtcatattggatcagGGCCTACTCTACTCCCGTATGGCCTTATCTTAGCTAATTATGTCTGTAACAATCCTATGTTCAGGTAAAGTCACATTCATAAGTACCAAGGATTAAGACTTCAATGTGTCTTTTTCAGACAATAGTTCAACCTGTAACATAATCTTAGTTTGTGATAGTTGATTTTATGTGTAATGTTGGCTGGGCCACGATGTCCAGATGTTTGCTCACACATCCTGGATGTTTATGTATGGGGtattttttggatgagattaacatttaaattggtggacTTTGAGTAACGCAGATTGCCCCCTATCTCATCTTTGAAGACCTTAATAGGACAAAGGTTGACCTTTCCTGGACAAGAATGAGTTCTGCCAATAGCCCTCAGACTTTACAACAACAGCTCTTTCTCTGGATGCCCAGTCAGCCAACcctacagattttggacttgccaaaCTCCATAATCATACGAGCCAATTTCTTCAAATTaatctctctcactgtctctttctGATTGtcttcatatatacacatacatgatgGGAAAAGAAGGAGGCAATGGCTATTACTATGATCTACTACAATTACACACTATATGCTCCTGATGTGATGCGATATTAAGCACACAGGCCAA is a window encoding:
- the IFT25 gene encoding intraflagellar transport protein 25 homolog isoform X2, with the translated sequence MRKIDLCLSSEGAEVILATSSDEKHPPENMIDGNPETFWTTTGMFPQEFIICFHKHVRIERLIIQSYFVRTLKIEKSTSKEPVDFEPWIEKDLVHTEGQLQNEEIMARDGHATYLRFIIISAFDHFASVHSVSAEGITVSSLS